The Rhodocytophaga rosea genome has a segment encoding these proteins:
- a CDS encoding NIPSNAP family protein translates to MHPNLFRKSVIILAIAGVIDSFFALRAMAANDSRYYEMRVYYAAPGKLEDLQARFRNHTTKIFEKHGMTNIGYWVPLDNPDNKLIYVLAYPSKEARDKAWKDFGSDPEWQKVQKASEVNGKLVTKVESTFMNAVDYSPKIGPSKGKELRTFELRTYTCPPGKLKDLHARFRNHTIKLFKKHGMTNIGYWEVLGKDGAEPNTLVYILAHKSKESGEASFKAFREDPTWIEAKKASEVNGSLTEKVESVYMAPTDYSKIK, encoded by the coding sequence ATGCACCCTAACCTTTTTCGTAAATCTGTAATTATACTGGCAATAGCCGGCGTTATAGATTCCTTTTTTGCACTTCGTGCGATGGCTGCCAATGACTCGCGCTATTATGAAATGCGTGTTTATTATGCGGCTCCTGGCAAACTTGAAGACCTGCAAGCCCGTTTCCGAAATCATACCACTAAAATTTTTGAAAAGCATGGCATGACCAATATTGGTTACTGGGTTCCACTGGATAATCCGGATAATAAACTGATTTATGTACTAGCCTACCCCAGCAAAGAAGCCCGTGATAAAGCATGGAAAGATTTTGGAAGTGACCCTGAATGGCAAAAAGTACAGAAAGCTTCCGAAGTAAATGGCAAACTTGTAACCAAGGTAGAATCTACTTTTATGAATGCCGTAGATTATTCTCCTAAAATTGGCCCTTCCAAAGGAAAGGAGCTCCGTACTTTTGAACTTCGTACCTATACTTGTCCTCCCGGCAAACTGAAAGACCTGCATGCCCGCTTCCGCAATCATACGATCAAGCTTTTCAAAAAGCATGGCATGACCAATATTGGTTATTGGGAAGTACTAGGTAAAGATGGCGCTGAACCCAATACACTAGTCTATATACTGGCCCATAAGAGCAAAGAATCTGGGGAAGCCTCCTTTAAAGCTTTCCGGGAAGATCCTACCTGGATAGAAGCGAAAAAAGCATCTGAAGTGAATGGTTCGCTAACTGAAAAGGTAGAATCTGTCTATATGGCTCCTACAGATTATTCCAAAATCAAATAG
- a CDS encoding head GIN domain-containing protein produces MKTSNKLILGFLTLILIAITVFVAVAKYYQYADTVTGNGKNTSNVRQVTDFNSIEVSGKISVNLTQGAPTKVEVKGDENLIVLIRTEVSGNQLRIYTKDKINRQTKIEVDVTVPNIESLHLSGGANIQSTNELKGEELALKTSSGSQATLALQYKNLTSDSNAGSILKLSGQVEEASFEASAGSIINAFDLNARKCSVQANAGSMTEVKVLDQISADISSGSSLTYDGEPAVRDVNASSGGMIRKK; encoded by the coding sequence ATGAAAACAAGTAATAAACTTATTCTGGGATTTCTGACTTTGATCCTGATTGCGATTACCGTTTTTGTAGCGGTAGCCAAATATTATCAGTACGCAGATACGGTGACTGGCAATGGAAAAAACACATCGAATGTAAGGCAGGTCACAGATTTTAACAGCATTGAGGTAAGCGGTAAAATTTCAGTAAATCTCACACAGGGCGCACCAACAAAGGTGGAAGTGAAAGGAGATGAAAACCTGATTGTCCTGATCCGTACAGAAGTGTCAGGAAACCAGCTCCGTATTTACACCAAAGATAAAATCAACAGGCAAACTAAGATTGAGGTAGACGTAACCGTTCCGAATATTGAATCGCTGCATTTGTCTGGAGGCGCAAATATACAGTCGACGAATGAATTGAAAGGAGAGGAGTTAGCATTGAAAACTTCTTCCGGAAGCCAGGCTACTTTAGCTTTACAATACAAAAACCTGACATCAGATTCAAATGCCGGGTCTATTCTGAAATTAAGCGGACAGGTGGAGGAAGCCAGTTTTGAAGCTTCGGCCGGTTCGATTATCAACGCTTTTGACCTAAATGCCCGTAAGTGTTCGGTGCAGGCAAATGCCGGTTCTATGACCGAAGTGAAAGTGTTAGATCAAATTTCTGCAGATATCAGCAGCGGAAGTTCACTTACCTATGATGGCGAACCTGCGGTACGGGATGTAAATGCATCATCGGGAGGTATGATCAGAAAAAAGTAG
- a CDS encoding GntR family transcriptional regulator: MEFKDNQAIYLQIANHFFENILQKKWNSGEKIPSIRDMAVQFEVNPNTTMRTFNYLQDKGIIFNKRGIGYYVADDGYEKARALKKEQFVNEDLAGFFRNMQMLGISFEDLKRYYHEFSNGNHN, encoded by the coding sequence ATCAGGCTATCTACTTACAGATTGCCAACCATTTTTTCGAGAATATACTTCAGAAGAAATGGAATAGCGGGGAAAAAATCCCTTCTATCCGGGACATGGCTGTACAATTTGAAGTTAACCCCAACACTACCATGAGAACATTTAACTATCTCCAGGACAAAGGCATCATCTTTAACAAAAGAGGCATCGGCTACTATGTAGCAGACGATGGCTACGAAAAAGCCAGAGCGCTGAAAAAAGAGCAGTTTGTAAATGAAGACCTTGCCGGATTTTTCAGAAATATGCAGATGCTGGGTATTTCATTTGAAGACCTCAAACGGTATTACCACGAATTTTCTAACGGCAATCATAACTAA
- a CDS encoding DUF2339 domain-containing protein encodes MEIFLLVVLIGMVLWLGNKLSDQTRQTNYRLDGFFKELSQLRSDIEASRKSTVISQEEKKIIIPEINIPPAIVQPEKVILPEPQPEIVKILQKRSRLEAEPALESVPKPPQVPQPEVEEEQPSFFENFLKNNPDLEKFIGENLINKIGIAILVLGIGYFVKFAIDKEWINEIGRVGIGILAGGILIGLAHRLRHKFAAFSSVLVGGGLAVLYFTIAIAFHQYQIFSQTAAFVLMVIITGFSIVLSVSYNRVELAVLSILGGFATPFMLSTGSGNYQVLFTYILILNVGMLVLAYLKKWNIINWIAYVFTIILYGGWLETQVVGVANPPLQGALLFATLFYIVFFLMNVINNIRRQTKFAPAEITILLSNTFLYYSAGMVILAEIRGGLYQGLFTVCVAVFNCIFAFVLYKNRNVDRNLIFLLIGLVITFISLAVPVQLEGNYITMFWALEAVLLLWLSQKSGLKLVAVSSVLVTGLMLISLVMDWRNIYTADAIVHPLPILINKAFITGLIAIISLFANLRLLRQQTEPVDFTIFELEILPYKQVLQIVLGLTIYLTGLLELNYQLLTYIDSGQSRTIILGCYNLIFINGVYFYSRQKGITLTYVLMLSLIGIVLYLAVYNPAVMALLRMHFIYGQQEFIGFLFHYLSLIAVAMLVIYGFMHQTIFDGYIQVVSTLLLWFLCAVLVYIASAELLYHVIYFNLSGTAVSSEEAMVSRMNSLITQTAKVGFPILWGICAFTLMFIGLRQKNKDLRIISLSLFTLTLLKLFIYDIRGISEGGKIAAFISLGVLLLVISFMYQNLKRIILADENAASGEEPTKQ; translated from the coding sequence ATGGAAATATTTTTACTTGTTGTGCTGATAGGTATGGTACTTTGGCTGGGCAACAAACTCTCTGACCAGACCCGGCAAACTAATTACCGTTTAGATGGTTTCTTCAAGGAATTAAGCCAGCTTAGATCTGACATTGAAGCATCCAGAAAAAGTACTGTCATTTCACAGGAAGAAAAGAAAATAATTATACCGGAAATCAATATACCACCGGCAATAGTGCAACCAGAGAAAGTTATTCTTCCTGAACCACAACCCGAAATAGTTAAAATACTACAGAAAAGATCCCGGCTGGAAGCAGAACCAGCTTTGGAATCCGTGCCTAAACCACCGCAGGTTCCGCAACCTGAAGTAGAGGAAGAGCAGCCTTCTTTCTTTGAGAATTTCCTGAAAAATAATCCGGATTTAGAAAAATTCATTGGCGAAAATCTAATTAATAAAATTGGGATTGCTATTCTGGTACTGGGAATAGGCTACTTTGTAAAGTTTGCGATTGATAAAGAATGGATCAATGAAATAGGACGGGTAGGCATTGGCATTCTGGCTGGCGGCATCTTAATCGGCTTGGCTCACAGGCTCCGGCACAAATTTGCTGCGTTTAGTTCCGTATTGGTTGGCGGCGGTCTGGCGGTATTGTATTTTACCATCGCTATTGCTTTCCATCAATACCAGATTTTCAGCCAGACTGCCGCATTTGTGCTGATGGTGATTATTACTGGTTTCTCTATTGTATTATCTGTTTCCTACAACCGGGTAGAATTGGCAGTACTTTCTATTCTGGGTGGATTTGCTACGCCTTTTATGTTAAGTACTGGTTCGGGCAATTACCAGGTACTTTTCACATATATTCTGATCCTGAATGTAGGAATGCTGGTGCTGGCGTATCTGAAAAAATGGAATATTATCAACTGGATTGCCTATGTGTTTACTATTATTCTCTATGGCGGATGGCTGGAAACTCAGGTAGTTGGGGTTGCTAATCCTCCTTTGCAGGGTGCGCTGCTGTTTGCGACTTTGTTCTATATTGTATTCTTTCTGATGAATGTAATTAACAACATCCGACGGCAGACGAAATTTGCACCGGCAGAAATTACTATTTTACTGAGCAATACTTTTTTGTATTATTCAGCAGGCATGGTGATTTTAGCAGAAATCAGAGGCGGATTGTATCAAGGTTTGTTTACCGTATGTGTGGCTGTGTTCAACTGTATATTTGCTTTCGTCTTATACAAAAACCGCAACGTAGACCGCAATCTTATCTTTTTACTGATCGGACTGGTCATTACTTTTATCAGTCTGGCGGTGCCAGTACAGCTGGAAGGCAATTATATTACCATGTTCTGGGCACTGGAAGCTGTATTGCTGCTCTGGTTATCACAAAAATCCGGGTTAAAGCTGGTTGCTGTCAGTTCGGTGCTTGTAACCGGGTTAATGCTGATCAGCCTGGTGATGGACTGGAGAAACATTTACACCGCAGATGCTATTGTGCATCCTCTTCCAATATTAATTAATAAAGCCTTTATTACCGGCCTGATTGCCATTATCAGCTTATTTGCCAATTTACGTCTGCTCCGCCAGCAAACCGAACCTGTCGACTTTACCATTTTTGAATTAGAAATTCTGCCTTACAAACAGGTACTACAGATTGTATTGGGTCTAACTATTTACCTGACAGGCCTGCTGGAACTTAACTACCAGCTTCTCACCTATATTGATTCCGGGCAGAGCCGTACCATTATACTGGGTTGTTACAATCTGATTTTTATTAATGGTGTGTATTTCTACAGCAGACAAAAAGGTATTACACTTACCTATGTCCTTATGCTGAGTTTAATTGGCATTGTCTTGTATCTGGCAGTGTATAACCCGGCGGTTATGGCATTACTGCGTATGCATTTTATATATGGCCAGCAGGAATTTATTGGGTTTCTTTTTCATTACCTGAGTTTGATTGCGGTGGCTATGTTGGTGATATATGGGTTTATGCATCAAACAATATTTGACGGATACATCCAGGTGGTTTCTACCCTATTGCTATGGTTCTTATGTGCAGTGCTTGTATATATCGCCAGTGCTGAACTGCTCTATCATGTGATCTACTTTAATTTGTCTGGTACAGCGGTTTCTTCGGAGGAAGCCATGGTAAGTAGAATGAATAGTTTGATCACCCAAACTGCCAAAGTAGGTTTCCCGATTTTATGGGGTATATGTGCTTTTACGCTCATGTTTATTGGGTTACGTCAAAAAAACAAAGATCTGCGCATTATTTCATTGAGTCTATTCACCCTTACTTTGCTTAAGCTGTTTATCTATGATATTCGCGGTATTTCGGAAGGCGGAAAAATTGCAGCCTTTATCTCACTGGGTGTATTGTTGCTGGTGATTTCTTTTATGTATCAAAACCTGAAGAGGATTATTCTGGCTGATGAAAATGCAGCATCCGGAGAGGAGCCTACAAAACAATGA